Proteins from a single region of Pyxidicoccus trucidator:
- a CDS encoding NUDIX hydrolase: MAQPPDDRPRQETDVPHGEGLNRLVDPLARTAYRGAYALAWVYWLVRRPRTRGVFVGVWHAGRVLLLQNSYKHSLGMPGGGFHKGESPAQCGARELREEVGVQLAPATLRPVFETVGFEEHKDDHVHFLEVDVETEPVLTIDRREVTWAAFIDLNTALRLPISSLVRAYLEDARRRRG, from the coding sequence ATGGCCCAGCCGCCCGATGACCGCCCCAGGCAGGAGACCGACGTTCCCCATGGCGAGGGGTTGAATCGGCTGGTGGATCCACTCGCCCGCACGGCGTACCGGGGCGCCTACGCGCTGGCGTGGGTGTACTGGCTCGTCCGCCGCCCCAGGACGCGCGGCGTCTTCGTGGGCGTGTGGCACGCCGGGCGCGTGCTGCTGCTCCAGAACTCGTACAAGCACAGCCTCGGCATGCCGGGCGGTGGCTTCCACAAGGGCGAGTCTCCCGCGCAATGCGGCGCCCGCGAGCTGCGCGAGGAGGTGGGCGTCCAACTGGCGCCCGCCACCCTGCGCCCCGTCTTCGAAACGGTGGGCTTCGAGGAGCACAAGGACGACCACGTCCACTTCCTGGAGGTGGACGTGGAGACCGAGCCGGTGCTCACCATCGACCGCCGCGAGGTGACGTGGGCCGCGTTCATCGACCTGAACACGGCCCTGCGGCTGCCCATCTCCTCACTGGTGCGCGCCTACCTGGAGGACGCGCGCCGCCGCCGGGGCTGA
- a CDS encoding DUF2378 family protein, with amino-acid sequence MPEKLVFEHTLEGLFLRGLVGRVSPVLRERLKEVGVDLDRKLQPAYGFDTWCSAVRVAVRELHPDVPDEVGYGLLGERMVEGYRETVLGRAAFGVIQLLGPRRGVSRARQMFRSGNNYTETRLEDVSPTEVDLWMNEAGTIRYLTRGVLLAGLRVTGARQPEVEVRAFTDDHVTYRLTWRGD; translated from the coding sequence ATGCCGGAGAAGCTCGTTTTCGAGCACACCTTGGAGGGCCTCTTCCTGCGAGGTCTCGTGGGGCGAGTCAGCCCCGTGCTCCGGGAGCGCTTGAAGGAGGTGGGCGTGGACCTGGACCGCAAGCTCCAGCCCGCCTACGGCTTCGACACGTGGTGCTCCGCCGTCCGGGTGGCCGTGCGCGAGCTGCACCCGGACGTGCCGGACGAGGTGGGCTACGGCCTGCTGGGCGAGCGGATGGTGGAGGGCTACCGGGAGACGGTGCTGGGGCGCGCGGCCTTTGGCGTGATTCAGTTGCTGGGGCCACGGCGTGGCGTGAGCCGCGCACGGCAGATGTTCCGCTCGGGGAACAACTACACCGAGACGCGGCTGGAGGACGTGTCTCCCACGGAGGTGGACCTCTGGATGAACGAGGCGGGAACCATCCGCTACCTCACCCGGGGCGTGCTCCTGGCCGGCCTGCGCGTCACGGGGGCCCGGCAGCCCGAGGTGGAGGTGCGCGCCTTCACTGACGACCACGTCACCTACCGGCTCACCTGGCGTGGAGACTGA
- a CDS encoding efflux RND transporter permease subunit, with product MLLSDVSIRRPVFTAMLSLCLIVLGLMGLGRVGTDLYPDVSFPIVVVNTVYRGAGPGEIETQVVKPIEDAVAGISGVDKIHSFSRENLGTVVVQFKLTAPLDRAVQDVRDKVAGVANKLPQDADAPVIGRVDLAATPILTYAVSAQLPSQELRRLIDDRIKPALAQLEGAAEVRVTGGDTREIQIDIDLDKARAAGVSPLAIAQRVGAENLDLPAGRLQLGASELTVRSLGQFKNVEELRALPVARSRTGAQVRLEEIASVTDGVAERRTLARLNGKDAVILEVVKQPGSNTLAVSSAVKKVMEEMTPAVGQGFAASLLIDQSVLIQENANEVWIALFFGGAMAVLIILMFLLDGRGTFISSLALPTSVIGTFFAMYALDYTLNQMTLLALSLAIGLLIDDAVVVREAITHRLEQGEDPVSAASNGTKDVGLAVLATTMSLVAVFVPVAFMPGIVGQFFKQFGITISVAVLVSLFISFTLDPMLSARLAKARKPGEVHRDNAVAAVLRRFLEGTERFYEGILRWVLAHKWSTVGITGLVLGLSFGGASGLGMEFMSAEDRSQFLVDLTLPDSASLAETEARTAEAEALLKGIPEVTDIYSIVGTNGDVNKARMRVLTVGKHERERGIPSIKEEARERLAPALVATRVNLMDPPMLEGLGDYFPIMVRITGPDLGRVNQEAERIAGILRELPGTADVRVESNPPKPEMQVRIDRARASDVDLNAAGLATQLRLAISGDVVAKLREGITETDIRVRLSEKDRATPERVRQLEVYTPHGLRPVSDVADVELRDGPSVIEHDNRERQIAVYAQKGKGAALGDIAKALKERVAAQPLPPGYSVTYDGEMKSMDEQNDAFGMAFGLAFVFIYMVLASQFESFKHPFTIMVSLPLALVGALLGLVVTGYHLSMGAVIGIILLMGLVTKNAILLIDGALQYLREGLTVDEALLKAGPRRLRPILMTSAAMAIGMVPTAVGTGVGSEFRAPMAITVIGGVITSTFLTLLVVPVVFAGMERLRFRRRATEQPPAPSVPAVEQGPGRAA from the coding sequence ATGCTTCTCAGCGACGTCTCCATCCGCCGGCCCGTCTTCACGGCCATGCTGTCGCTCTGTCTCATCGTCCTGGGCCTCATGGGCCTGGGCCGCGTGGGCACGGACCTGTACCCGGACGTGTCCTTCCCCATCGTGGTGGTCAACACCGTTTACCGGGGCGCGGGCCCTGGCGAGATTGAAACGCAGGTCGTCAAGCCCATTGAAGACGCCGTCGCCGGCATCAGCGGCGTGGACAAGATTCACTCCTTCAGCCGGGAGAACCTGGGCACGGTGGTGGTGCAGTTCAAGCTGACCGCGCCGTTGGACAGGGCGGTGCAGGACGTGCGCGACAAGGTGGCCGGCGTGGCCAACAAGCTGCCCCAGGACGCCGACGCGCCCGTCATCGGCCGCGTGGACCTGGCCGCCACGCCCATCCTCACCTACGCGGTGTCCGCGCAGCTTCCCTCGCAGGAGCTGCGCCGGCTCATCGACGACCGCATCAAGCCCGCGCTCGCGCAGCTGGAGGGCGCCGCGGAGGTTCGCGTCACCGGTGGTGACACGCGCGAGATTCAAATCGACATCGACCTGGACAAGGCTCGCGCGGCGGGTGTGTCGCCGCTGGCCATCGCCCAGCGCGTGGGCGCGGAGAACCTGGACCTGCCGGCGGGCCGGCTCCAACTGGGGGCCAGCGAGCTGACGGTGCGCTCGCTGGGCCAGTTCAAGAACGTGGAGGAGCTTCGCGCGCTACCGGTGGCGAGGAGCCGCACGGGCGCGCAGGTGCGCCTGGAGGAAATCGCCTCCGTGACGGACGGCGTGGCGGAGCGGCGCACCCTGGCGCGCCTCAACGGCAAGGACGCGGTCATCCTGGAGGTGGTGAAGCAGCCGGGCTCCAACACCCTGGCGGTGAGCTCCGCGGTGAAGAAGGTCATGGAGGAGATGACGCCAGCGGTGGGGCAGGGCTTCGCGGCCTCGCTGCTCATCGACCAGTCGGTGCTCATCCAGGAGAACGCGAACGAGGTGTGGATTGCGCTCTTCTTCGGCGGCGCCATGGCGGTGCTCATCATCCTGATGTTCCTGCTGGACGGGCGCGGCACCTTCATCTCCTCGCTGGCGCTGCCCACGTCCGTCATCGGCACGTTCTTCGCCATGTACGCGCTGGACTACACGCTCAACCAGATGACGCTGCTGGCGCTGTCGCTGGCGATTGGTCTGCTCATCGACGACGCGGTGGTGGTGCGCGAGGCGATTACGCACCGGCTGGAGCAGGGCGAGGACCCGGTGAGCGCCGCGTCCAACGGCACGAAGGACGTGGGCCTGGCGGTGCTCGCCACCACCATGTCGCTGGTGGCGGTGTTCGTCCCGGTGGCCTTCATGCCCGGCATCGTCGGCCAGTTCTTCAAGCAGTTCGGCATCACCATCTCCGTGGCGGTGCTGGTGTCGCTGTTCATCTCCTTCACGCTGGACCCGATGCTGTCGGCGCGGCTGGCGAAGGCGCGCAAGCCGGGCGAGGTGCACCGCGACAACGCGGTGGCCGCGGTGCTGCGCCGCTTCCTGGAGGGCACGGAGCGCTTCTACGAGGGAATCTTGCGCTGGGTGCTCGCGCACAAGTGGTCCACGGTGGGAATCACCGGGCTGGTGCTGGGGCTGTCCTTCGGCGGGGCCAGCGGGCTGGGCATGGAGTTCATGTCCGCGGAGGACCGCTCGCAGTTCCTGGTGGACCTGACGCTGCCGGACTCGGCCAGCCTGGCGGAGACGGAGGCGCGCACCGCGGAGGCGGAGGCGCTGCTCAAGGGTATTCCCGAGGTGACGGACATCTACTCCATCGTCGGCACCAACGGCGACGTGAACAAGGCGCGCATGCGGGTGCTCACGGTGGGCAAGCACGAGCGTGAGCGCGGCATCCCCTCCATCAAGGAGGAGGCCCGTGAGCGGCTCGCCCCGGCGCTGGTGGCCACGCGGGTCAACCTGATGGACCCGCCGATGCTGGAGGGCCTGGGCGACTACTTCCCCATCATGGTGCGCATCACCGGCCCGGACCTGGGGCGCGTCAACCAGGAGGCCGAGCGCATCGCGGGCATCCTCCGCGAGCTCCCCGGAACGGCGGACGTGCGGGTGGAGTCCAACCCGCCGAAGCCGGAGATGCAGGTGCGCATCGACCGGGCGCGGGCCAGCGACGTGGACCTGAACGCGGCGGGGCTGGCCACGCAGTTGCGGCTGGCCATCAGCGGCGACGTGGTGGCCAAGCTGCGCGAGGGAATCACGGAGACGGACATCCGCGTGCGCCTGTCGGAGAAGGACCGCGCCACGCCCGAGCGCGTGCGCCAGCTGGAGGTGTACACGCCGCACGGCCTGCGGCCGGTGTCGGACGTGGCGGACGTGGAGCTGCGGGACGGGCCGAGCGTCATCGAGCACGACAACCGCGAGCGGCAGATTGCCGTCTACGCGCAGAAGGGGAAGGGCGCGGCGCTGGGTGACATCGCGAAGGCGCTGAAGGAGCGCGTGGCGGCGCAGCCGCTGCCGCCGGGGTACTCCGTCACCTACGACGGCGAGATGAAGAGCATGGACGAGCAGAACGACGCCTTCGGCATGGCCTTCGGTCTGGCGTTCGTCTTCATCTACATGGTGCTGGCGAGCCAGTTCGAGTCCTTCAAGCACCCGTTCACCATCATGGTGTCGCTGCCGCTGGCGCTGGTGGGGGCGTTGCTGGGGCTGGTGGTGACGGGCTACCACCTGTCGATGGGCGCGGTGATTGGCATCATCCTGTTGATGGGCCTGGTGACGAAGAACGCGATTCTGCTCATCGACGGTGCGCTGCAGTACCTGCGCGAGGGGCTCACGGTGGACGAGGCGCTGCTGAAGGCGGGACCTCGCCGGCTGCGGCCCATCCTGATGACGAGCGCGGCCATGGCGATTGGCATGGTGCCCACGGCGGTGGGGACGGGCGTGGGCTCGGAGTTCCGCGCGCCCATGGCGATTACGGTGATTGGCGGCGTGATTACGTCCACGTTCCTGACGCTGCTGGTGGTGCCGGTGGTGTTCGCCGGCATGGAGCGGCTCCGCTTCCGCCGCCGCGCCACGGAGCAGCCTCCCGCGCCCTCGGTGCCGGCGGTGGAGCAGGGGCCCGGCCGGGCGGCGTGA
- a CDS encoding efflux RND transporter periplasmic adaptor subunit: MNPTWKPSAVRALAAVGLATAALSLSACQKADASSAPVPVATPEAAQAVRVVAARTVQAAPSEPVTGTLYPAQALQVGFEVGGRLAAVKVAKGQQVKKGDVLAQLDSEISDAQVAGAEAAVAAAEAASAMAADVAARNVKLQQEGGVSDLQNRASTATAAQAQAQVLAAKAQLAQARAARRRHELRAPFAGTIIDAPEQTGATVGPGTPLFTLEHLDTLLLKTTVAESMRSRLKPGVKVRVDSIGARTSTEDAVVRNILPSADPATRRVPVELAVPNAEGRFVAHTLARAVLPMGEAQAAQVVPGSALSSSNGDHVFVVSAGEVRRVDVQVLERREREVVVLAPAPLESVIDYPTPGLAQGTRVSVK, translated from the coding sequence GTGAATCCCACCTGGAAGCCGTCCGCTGTTCGCGCGCTCGCCGCCGTCGGCCTGGCCACCGCCGCGCTGTCGCTGTCCGCCTGCCAGAAGGCGGATGCCTCCTCGGCTCCGGTGCCCGTCGCCACGCCCGAGGCCGCGCAGGCCGTGAGGGTCGTCGCCGCGCGCACCGTCCAGGCCGCGCCCAGCGAGCCGGTGACGGGCACGCTCTACCCCGCCCAGGCGCTGCAAGTGGGCTTCGAGGTGGGCGGCCGGCTCGCCGCCGTCAAGGTGGCGAAGGGGCAGCAGGTGAAGAAGGGTGACGTCCTCGCTCAGCTCGACTCCGAAATCTCCGACGCGCAGGTGGCCGGCGCCGAGGCCGCAGTGGCCGCCGCCGAGGCCGCCTCCGCCATGGCCGCGGACGTGGCCGCGCGCAACGTGAAGCTCCAGCAGGAGGGCGGGGTGAGTGACTTGCAGAACCGCGCCTCCACCGCCACCGCCGCGCAGGCCCAGGCGCAGGTGCTGGCCGCCAAGGCGCAGCTTGCCCAGGCCCGCGCCGCGCGGCGCCGCCACGAGCTGCGGGCGCCCTTCGCCGGCACCATCATCGACGCGCCGGAGCAGACGGGCGCTACGGTGGGCCCGGGCACGCCGCTCTTCACGCTGGAGCACCTGGACACGCTGCTCCTGAAGACGACGGTGGCCGAGTCCATGCGCTCGCGGCTGAAGCCGGGCGTCAAGGTGCGCGTGGACTCCATCGGTGCGCGCACCTCCACGGAGGACGCGGTGGTGCGCAACATCCTCCCCTCCGCGGACCCGGCCACGCGCCGCGTGCCGGTGGAGCTGGCCGTCCCCAACGCGGAAGGCCGCTTCGTGGCGCACACGCTGGCGCGCGCCGTGCTGCCCATGGGCGAGGCGCAGGCGGCGCAGGTGGTGCCGGGCTCGGCGCTGTCCTCTAGCAATGGGGACCATGTCTTCGTGGTGTCCGCCGGCGAGGTGCGCCGCGTGGACGTGCAGGTGCTGGAGCGCCGTGAGCGCGAGGTGGTGGTGCTGGCCCCGGCCCCGCTGGAGTCCGTCATCGACTACCCGACGCCGGGCCTCGCGCAGGGCACCCGCGTCTCCGTGAAGTAG
- a CDS encoding TetR/AcrR family transcriptional regulator, translating to MTAARAEFARKGLRGARIEDITAACGLSKGAFYLHFPSKEALFGEVVGAFQTGLDSLNARRMESVERFLAERGVPGPQDRQERSERYQQLIELEAAHDLEAMEWVWAHRDVSLVLDSGSQGTEFESLLWRVTDAQVERVARDFRRLQEAGAVDRDMDPHLFGSIIVGAYLLLSKRMARLSEKPDLAAWARTLQRLCQEGTMPRQDSPPASASTSASPPARAASARAPRSAPPSTRRPGARAKTRSTQRKRP from the coding sequence GTGACCGCGGCCCGGGCGGAGTTCGCCCGCAAGGGGCTGCGCGGCGCGCGGATTGAAGACATCACCGCCGCCTGTGGGCTGTCCAAGGGCGCCTTCTATCTGCACTTCCCGTCGAAGGAGGCGCTCTTCGGTGAGGTGGTGGGGGCGTTCCAGACGGGGCTGGACTCGCTGAACGCGCGGCGCATGGAGTCGGTGGAGCGCTTCCTCGCGGAGCGCGGCGTCCCCGGGCCGCAAGACAGGCAGGAGCGCAGCGAGCGCTACCAGCAGCTCATCGAGCTGGAGGCCGCGCACGACCTGGAGGCCATGGAGTGGGTCTGGGCCCACCGTGACGTCTCGCTGGTGCTGGACAGCGGCAGCCAGGGCACGGAGTTCGAGTCCCTGCTGTGGCGCGTGACGGACGCGCAGGTGGAGCGCGTCGCCCGGGACTTCCGGCGCCTGCAGGAGGCGGGCGCGGTGGACCGGGACATGGACCCGCACCTGTTCGGCTCCATCATCGTCGGGGCCTACCTGTTGCTGTCCAAGCGGATGGCGCGCCTGAGCGAGAAGCCCGACCTGGCCGCCTGGGCCCGCACGCTCCAGCGGCTGTGCCAGGAGGGCACCATGCCCCGGCAGGACTCGCCGCCCGCGTCTGCTTCCACGTCCGCTTCCCCGCCCGCGCGAGCCGCCTCCGCGCGCGCCCCGCGTTCCGCACCCCCTTCCACGCGCCGGCCCGGTGCCCGCGCGAAGACCCGCAGCACCCAGAGGAAACGCCCGTGA
- a CDS encoding DUF2293 domain-containing protein yields the protein MPDSLIVGPTSDSRRVRAPDGRVLTVPDGWALLPPGDAGLTRRVKAAGPSWTVQEKVGRKLFSRGVWAPEAHIVRARAVLDSERATPAYEKKLAAGRERRAREQEQYEVDFANSVLRFLAFSPAWLAHAKRLAVLVAAHATPVGSGTVARTERIPIERRAEAAVIAWMRHQTTTYDDMRIARVKGARREVRRELAEISRAVLDLHRRDVPHGPSACPLCTALAAPVKPRPDSP from the coding sequence ATGCCTGACTCCCTGATTGTCGGCCCCACCAGCGACTCCCGCCGTGTGCGCGCCCCGGACGGCCGCGTCCTCACCGTCCCCGACGGCTGGGCCCTGCTGCCCCCGGGCGACGCCGGCCTCACCCGCCGCGTGAAGGCCGCTGGCCCCTCCTGGACGGTGCAGGAGAAGGTGGGTCGCAAGCTCTTCTCGCGTGGGGTGTGGGCCCCGGAGGCCCACATCGTCCGGGCCCGCGCCGTCCTCGACTCCGAGCGCGCCACCCCCGCCTACGAGAAGAAGCTGGCCGCCGGCCGCGAGCGCCGCGCCCGCGAGCAGGAGCAGTACGAGGTGGACTTCGCCAACTCCGTGCTGCGCTTCCTCGCCTTCTCCCCGGCGTGGCTGGCGCACGCGAAGCGGCTGGCCGTCCTCGTCGCCGCCCACGCCACCCCCGTGGGCAGCGGCACCGTGGCCCGCACCGAGCGGATTCCCATTGAGCGCCGCGCCGAGGCCGCCGTCATCGCCTGGATGCGCCACCAGACGACCACCTACGACGACATGCGCATCGCCCGGGTGAAGGGCGCCCGCCGCGAGGTGCGCCGCGAGCTGGCCGAAATCTCCCGCGCCGTGCTGGACCTCCACCGCCGCGACGTCCCCCACGGCCCCAGCGCCTGTCCCCTCTGCACCGCCCTCGCCGCGCCCGTGAAGCCCCGTCCCGACAGCCCATGA
- the rnz gene encoding ribonuclease Z → MSLLRLTFLGTSAAQPTLHRNLSGLAVKADADLLLFDCGEGSQRQMVRFGTGFTVDAVFFTHFHADHYLGIIGFLRTLGMMGRTEPMRLYGPPPAKRLLHQAVHLGLESMAFPIEITEVKDGDVVQRNGYAIHAVGVDHRINALAYALVEDDRPGRFHLEKARELGVPEGPSFGKLQKGEPVTLPDGREVRPEDVLGAARPGRRLVISGDTRPCASVVKAAKDADLLVHESTFSDDEQERALETRHSTAREAARVAREAGVRRLVLTHLSSRHDTDPGKLLTQAREEFKGPAEVAFDGLTIELPMRD, encoded by the coding sequence ATGTCCCTCCTCAGGCTCACCTTCCTTGGCACGTCCGCCGCTCAGCCCACGCTGCACCGCAACCTGTCCGGACTCGCGGTGAAGGCGGACGCGGACCTGCTCCTCTTCGACTGCGGCGAGGGCAGCCAGCGGCAGATGGTGCGCTTCGGCACCGGCTTCACCGTGGACGCGGTGTTCTTCACCCACTTCCACGCCGACCACTACCTGGGAATCATCGGCTTCCTGCGCACGCTGGGGATGATGGGCCGCACCGAGCCCATGCGCCTGTACGGGCCGCCTCCCGCGAAGCGCCTGCTGCACCAGGCCGTGCACCTGGGCCTGGAGTCCATGGCCTTCCCCATCGAAATCACGGAGGTGAAGGACGGGGACGTGGTGCAGCGCAACGGCTACGCCATCCACGCGGTGGGCGTGGACCACCGCATCAACGCGCTGGCATACGCGCTGGTGGAGGACGACCGGCCGGGGCGCTTCCACCTGGAGAAGGCGCGCGAGTTGGGCGTGCCGGAGGGGCCCAGCTTCGGGAAGCTCCAGAAGGGCGAGCCGGTGACGCTGCCGGACGGGCGCGAGGTGCGGCCGGAGGACGTGCTGGGCGCGGCGCGCCCCGGGCGCCGGCTGGTCATCTCCGGGGACACGCGCCCCTGCGCCTCCGTGGTGAAGGCGGCGAAGGACGCGGACCTGCTGGTCCACGAGTCCACCTTCTCCGACGACGAGCAGGAGCGGGCGCTGGAGACGCGTCACTCCACGGCGCGCGAGGCGGCGCGCGTGGCGAGGGAAGCGGGGGTGCGCCGGCTGGTGCTCACCCACCTGTCCAGCCGGCACGACACCGACCCCGGGAAGCTGCTCACGCAGGCGCGCGAGGAGTTCAAGGGGCCGGCGGAGGTGGCCTTCGACGGGCTCACCATCGAACTGCCGATGCGGGACTGA
- a CDS encoding rhomboid family intramembrane serine protease → MIPISDDNPTLRTPVVTYLLLGAILFTWLVIQGAGFDALKLAESVCTFGMVPLKLTGQLAAGSILKMGDGLSCGIVDPTLDRLTPLTSMFLHGGWMHLIGNCLFFWVFGNNVEDSMGRFRFLVFYLVCGLAAAGAHVLVDPASPFPAVGASGAISGIMGAYLVLYPRVRVNMIFILFIFIQIIPVPAWAVLLWWFVVQVISGLPQLTVMEQVSEGVAVWAHVGGFVAGVVLIKLFRNPRLTEQRTSWRHRLHPDHP, encoded by the coding sequence ATGATTCCCATCAGCGACGACAACCCGACCCTGCGCACCCCGGTGGTGACGTACCTGCTGCTCGGCGCCATCCTCTTCACCTGGCTGGTCATTCAAGGAGCGGGGTTCGATGCCCTCAAGCTCGCGGAGAGCGTGTGCACCTTCGGCATGGTGCCGCTGAAGCTGACCGGCCAGCTCGCCGCTGGCTCCATCCTGAAGATGGGGGACGGCCTCTCGTGCGGAATCGTTGACCCGACGCTGGACCGCCTCACCCCGCTCACCTCCATGTTCCTACATGGCGGGTGGATGCACCTCATCGGCAACTGCCTCTTCTTCTGGGTCTTCGGCAACAACGTCGAGGACAGCATGGGGCGCTTCCGCTTCCTCGTGTTCTACCTCGTGTGCGGGCTGGCCGCGGCGGGGGCGCACGTGCTGGTGGACCCTGCCTCGCCGTTTCCGGCGGTGGGGGCCTCGGGCGCCATCTCCGGCATCATGGGCGCCTACCTCGTGCTCTACCCGCGTGTGCGGGTGAACATGATTTTCATCCTCTTCATCTTCATCCAAATCATCCCGGTGCCCGCCTGGGCGGTGCTGCTGTGGTGGTTCGTGGTGCAGGTCATCAGCGGCCTGCCCCAGCTGACGGTGATGGAGCAGGTGTCCGAGGGCGTGGCCGTCTGGGCGCACGTCGGCGGCTTCGTGGCCGGGGTGGTGCTCATCAAGCTGTTCCGCAACCCGCGCCTCACCGAGCAGCGCACCTCGTGGCGGCACCGGCTGCACCCGGACCATCCGTGA
- a CDS encoding amidohydrolase — MLRRLGGLFGAVLLLAAVAGCTKRGPEAGGDAPPAGTTVYVASRVRTLDADRPVVAALAVRDGKVLATGSKEEVLAAAGENARVVDLGDATVVPGLTDAHGHLSGLGSGLVTVDLEGAATKQETLERVVSAPQTAYQGEWLIGSGWDQNDWPEKAFPSRADLDAKHPKTPVALSRVDGHALWVNSEALRRAKITRDTKDPAGGRVLRGPDGEPTGILVDNAMDLVSAVLPLPTDAQFEARLAAALARSAQAGLTGVHDAGMDLRTFRLLQRWDGEGKLTLRIYAMADGLTADRETYLKEGPFQGKLLTMRAVKLMMDGALGSRGAALHQDYSDEPGHKGLLVLTPEEYERRVRAFMSKGFQVCTHAIGDRANTLVLDALTRAAEATGSKDGRHRVEHAQVMRLEDIDRLGKSGFIASVQPTHATSDMPWAEARVGPERIRGAYAWQRLKASGAVLALGSDFPVERPDVLGGLYAARTRQDARGQPEAGWYADQRLSGQEALEGFTVGAAYASFAEGQRGQLKPGMDADFVALSVDPVDAPVAELPGAKVRLTVVAGAEVYRAP; from the coding sequence ATGCTGCGACGACTCGGTGGACTCTTCGGTGCGGTGCTCCTTCTGGCGGCCGTGGCCGGTTGCACGAAGCGGGGCCCGGAGGCCGGTGGCGACGCTCCCCCCGCGGGCACCACGGTGTACGTGGCGAGCCGCGTGCGCACGCTGGACGCGGACCGCCCGGTGGTGGCGGCGCTCGCGGTGCGCGACGGCAAGGTGCTGGCCACGGGCTCGAAGGAGGAGGTGCTGGCCGCCGCGGGTGAGAATGCCCGCGTGGTGGACCTGGGCGACGCCACCGTGGTGCCGGGCCTCACCGACGCGCACGGCCACCTGTCGGGGCTGGGCAGCGGGCTGGTGACGGTGGACCTGGAGGGCGCGGCCACGAAGCAGGAGACGCTGGAGCGCGTCGTCTCGGCGCCCCAGACGGCGTACCAGGGCGAGTGGCTCATCGGCAGCGGGTGGGACCAGAACGACTGGCCGGAGAAGGCCTTCCCCTCGCGGGCGGACCTGGACGCGAAGCACCCGAAGACGCCCGTGGCGCTGAGCCGCGTGGACGGCCACGCGCTGTGGGTCAACAGCGAGGCCCTGCGGCGCGCGAAGATTACCCGCGACACGAAGGACCCCGCTGGCGGCCGAGTCCTCCGAGGCCCGGACGGCGAGCCCACCGGCATCCTCGTGGACAACGCCATGGACCTGGTGTCCGCGGTGCTGCCGCTGCCCACGGACGCGCAGTTCGAGGCGCGGCTCGCCGCGGCGCTCGCCCGGAGCGCCCAGGCGGGGCTCACCGGCGTGCACGACGCGGGCATGGACCTGCGCACCTTCCGCCTCCTCCAGCGGTGGGACGGCGAGGGGAAGCTGACCCTGCGCATCTACGCCATGGCGGACGGGCTGACGGCGGACCGCGAGACGTACCTGAAGGAAGGTCCCTTCCAGGGGAAGCTGCTCACGATGCGCGCGGTGAAGCTCATGATGGATGGCGCGCTGGGCAGCCGGGGCGCGGCGCTGCACCAGGACTACAGCGACGAGCCGGGCCACAAGGGCCTGCTGGTGCTGACGCCCGAGGAGTACGAGCGGCGCGTGCGGGCCTTCATGTCGAAGGGCTTCCAGGTGTGCACGCACGCCATTGGCGACCGGGCCAACACGCTGGTGCTGGACGCGCTCACCCGCGCGGCCGAGGCCACCGGCTCGAAGGACGGCCGCCACCGCGTGGAGCACGCGCAGGTGATGCGGCTGGAGGACATCGACCGGCTGGGGAAGAGCGGCTTCATCGCCAGCGTGCAGCCCACCCACGCCACCAGCGACATGCCCTGGGCGGAGGCGCGCGTGGGCCCGGAGCGCATCCGCGGCGCGTACGCGTGGCAGCGGCTGAAGGCGTCCGGCGCGGTGCTCGCGCTGGGCAGCGACTTTCCGGTGGAGCGCCCGGACGTGCTCGGCGGACTGTACGCGGCGCGCACGCGGCAGGACGCGCGGGGCCAGCCCGAGGCCGGGTGGTACGCGGACCAGCGGCTCAGCGGCCAGGAGGCGCTGGAGGGCTTCACCGTGGGCGCCGCGTACGCGTCCTTCGCCGAGGGACAGCGCGGCCAGCTGAAGCCGGGCATGGACGCGGACTTCGTCGCCCTGTCGGTGGACCCGGTGGACGCTCCCGTCGCCGAGCTTCCCGGCGCGAAGGTGCGCCTGACGGTGGTGGCCGGCGCCGAGGTCTACCGCGCGCCGTGA